The Thomasclavelia ramosa DSM 1402 genome includes a region encoding these proteins:
- a CDS encoding M42 family metallopeptidase — protein MENYVIDFATKILNIDSPTGYCKEVIEFVKNEVEQLGYRTGMNNKGNLYIYVDGKNDKTIGLCAHVDTLGLMVRSIRDNGELAFTNVGGPIVPTLDGEYCRVITRENKIYTGTILSNYPAAHVYEESKTAIRKCENMHIRLDEVVKNKEDVTALGIDNGDYIAIDPKTTYTNSGFLKSRFLDDKLSVACLVTVLKELKEKNIVPANNVIMIISTYEEVGHGSASIPENISELIAVDMGCIGDDLACSEYDVSICAKDSSGPYDYGITSKFIELAKAKGLNYAVDIYPFYGSDVSAALRGGNDIKGGLIGPGVHASHGMERSHQQAINNTIELILAYLQA, from the coding sequence ATGGAAAATTATGTAATAGATTTTGCAACTAAAATATTAAATATTGATAGTCCTACAGGTTATTGCAAAGAAGTTATTGAATTTGTTAAAAATGAAGTTGAACAATTAGGTTATCGTACAGGAATGAATAATAAAGGAAATCTTTATATTTATGTTGATGGCAAGAATGATAAAACAATTGGTTTATGTGCTCATGTGGATACTCTAGGCTTAATGGTTAGAAGTATTAGAGATAATGGAGAATTAGCTTTCACTAATGTTGGGGGTCCAATCGTCCCGACTCTAGATGGTGAATACTGTCGAGTAATTACACGTGAAAACAAAATTTATACAGGAACTATTTTAAGCAATTATCCTGCCGCTCATGTATATGAGGAATCAAAAACAGCTATTCGTAAATGTGAAAATATGCATATTCGATTAGACGAAGTTGTAAAAAATAAAGAAGATGTTACAGCTTTAGGGATTGATAATGGTGATTATATTGCTATTGATCCTAAAACAACATACACTAATAGTGGTTTTCTTAAATCAAGATTTCTTGATGATAAATTAAGCGTAGCTTGCCTAGTTACTGTTTTAAAAGAATTGAAAGAAAAGAATATTGTTCCTGCCAACAATGTTATTATGATCATTTCAACTTACGAAGAAGTAGGGCATGGCAGTGCTAGTATTCCCGAAAATATTAGTGAATTGATTGCAGTGGATATGGGATGTATTGGCGATGATTTAGCATGTAGTGAATATGATGTGAGTATATGTGCAAAAGACTCTAGTGGACCATATGATTATGGGATTACTTCAAAGTTTATTGAACTTGCTAAAGCTAAAGGACTTAACTATGCAGTAGATATTTATCCATTCTATGGTAGTGATGTTAGTGCGGCCTTACGAGGTGGTAATGATATTAAGGGTGGTTTGATTGGACCGGGAGTACATGCTTCTCATGGGATGGAACGCTCTCATCAACAGGCTATCAACAATACGATTGAATTGATTTTGGCTTATCTACAGGCGTAG